The following proteins are encoded in a genomic region of Porphyrobacter sp. CACIAM 03H1:
- the cysD gene encoding sulfate adenylyltransferase subunit CysD, with translation MRNLTHLERLEAESIHIFREVVAEAENPVMLYSVGKDSSVMLHLARKAFHPAPPPFPMLHVASGWDFADLLAHRDRTVREYGLKLIIAQNEDAVAQGINPFDTGSALYSQAQLTDPLKRALTQHGFDAAFGGGRRDEEKARAKERIFSFRNAAHRWDPKNQRPELWNLYNARKAKGESIRVFPISNWTELDIWQYIALEKIDIVPLYFSKPRPTVERDGMLLVVDDDRFRLESGEQPVTRSVRFRTLGCYPLTGATESTATEMNDIIQEMLLATGSERQGRAIDKGQSASMEDKKQEGYF, from the coding sequence ATGCGCAATCTGACCCATCTCGAACGGCTCGAGGCCGAGAGCATCCACATCTTCCGCGAGGTCGTCGCCGAGGCGGAGAACCCGGTCATGCTCTATTCGGTGGGCAAGGATTCCTCGGTGATGCTGCATCTGGCGCGCAAGGCCTTCCACCCCGCGCCCCCGCCCTTCCCGATGCTGCACGTGGCGAGCGGGTGGGACTTTGCCGACCTCCTCGCCCACCGCGACCGGACGGTGCGCGAGTATGGCCTCAAGCTTATCATCGCCCAGAACGAAGACGCCGTGGCGCAGGGCATCAACCCCTTCGACACCGGCAGCGCGCTCTATTCGCAGGCGCAGCTTACCGATCCGCTGAAGCGCGCCCTCACGCAGCACGGCTTCGACGCGGCCTTCGGCGGCGGGCGGCGGGATGAAGAGAAGGCGCGGGCCAAGGAGCGCATCTTCTCCTTTCGCAACGCCGCCCACCGCTGGGACCCCAAGAACCAGCGTCCCGAGCTGTGGAACCTCTACAACGCCAGGAAGGCCAAAGGCGAGAGCATCAGGGTCTTCCCGATCTCGAACTGGACCGAGCTCGACATCTGGCAGTATATCGCGCTGGAGAAGATCGACATCGTGCCGCTCTACTTCAGCAAGCCCCGCCCGACGGTGGAGCGCGACGGGATGCTGCTGGTGGTGGATGACGATCGCTTCCGGCTCGAATCCGGCGAGCAACCAGTCACCCGGTCCGTCCGATTCCGCACGCTGGGCTGCTACCCGCTGACAGGAGCGACCGAGAGCACGGCCACGGAAATGAACGACATCATCCAGGAAATGCTGCTCGCCACCGGCTCCGAACGCCAGGGCCGCGCGATCGACAAGGGCCAGTCGGCGAGCATGGAAGACAAGAAGCAGGAAGGGTATTTCTGA
- a CDS encoding MaoC family dehydratase produces MAGKFFEEWQVGERIEHPIRRTVTETDNLLFSTMTHNPQPLHIDVEAARASGFGQILVNSTFTFSLLVGLSVGETTLGTLVANLGFDKVVTPKPVFIGDTLRATSEVKDLRESRSRSDAGIITWIHEMTNQRGEVVCRCERSALIQRRGVNSPSC; encoded by the coding sequence ATGGCGGGCAAGTTCTTCGAGGAATGGCAGGTTGGCGAGCGGATCGAGCACCCGATCCGACGCACCGTGACCGAGACCGACAACCTGTTGTTCTCGACCATGACCCACAATCCGCAGCCGCTCCACATCGACGTGGAGGCGGCAAGGGCGAGCGGGTTCGGGCAGATCCTTGTCAATTCGACCTTCACCTTCAGCCTTCTTGTCGGCCTGTCGGTGGGCGAGACGACCCTCGGCACCCTGGTCGCCAACCTCGGCTTCGACAAGGTGGTGACGCCGAAGCCCGTGTTCATCGGCGACACGCTGCGAGCAACCTCCGAAGTCAAGGACTTGCGGGAAAGCCGGTCCCGGTCCGATGCCGGGATCATCACCTGGATCCATGAAATGACGAACCAGCGCGGAGAAGTGGTGTGCCGCTGCGAGCGGTCGGCGCTGATCCAGCGCCGAGGCGTGAACAGTCCTTCGTGCTGA
- a CDS encoding CaiB/BaiF CoA transferase family protein, producing the protein MSQPKGPLAGLRVLEFAGIGPGPHVAMLLADLGAEVVRIDRPGSVSTNPVVDRARHRLALDLKSEEGKAQVRAAAASADVLIEGFRPGVMERLGLGPDDLLMTNPRLVYARMTGWGQEGPLAQAAGHDINYIAITGALAAVGRAGETATPPQNLVGDFGGGSMYCAFGIMAALYERERSGKGQVVDAAIVDGATSLMSFFFGVRHLPHLSTERGKGMLGGAAHFYRCFTCADGKEISLGSIEPQFYAELLQRAGAPQELAQGQMNPANWDDHAEKLAALFAKKTRDEWCELLEGTDACFAPVLGIEEAREHPHMKARAAYVEHDGIWHTAPAPRFSRTPGAVRSSTDDGAEVVARWAEAG; encoded by the coding sequence ATGAGCCAGCCGAAGGGGCCGCTTGCCGGTCTTCGCGTTCTTGAATTCGCCGGGATCGGGCCCGGGCCGCACGTCGCCATGCTGCTCGCCGACCTCGGCGCCGAGGTCGTGCGGATCGACCGGCCGGGGTCGGTGTCGACCAATCCGGTGGTCGATCGCGCGCGGCATCGGCTGGCGCTCGATCTCAAGAGCGAGGAGGGAAAGGCGCAGGTCCGCGCCGCTGCCGCCAGCGCCGACGTGCTGATCGAGGGCTTCCGCCCCGGGGTGATGGAGCGGCTGGGACTGGGGCCCGATGATCTGCTGATGACCAACCCACGACTGGTCTACGCCCGCATGACTGGCTGGGGACAGGAGGGACCGCTCGCGCAGGCCGCCGGGCACGACATCAACTACATCGCCATAACCGGAGCGCTGGCGGCGGTCGGGAGGGCGGGAGAGACCGCCACCCCGCCCCAGAACCTCGTCGGCGACTTCGGCGGCGGGTCGATGTATTGCGCCTTCGGGATCATGGCCGCGCTCTACGAACGCGAACGCTCCGGCAAGGGGCAGGTGGTCGATGCCGCGATCGTCGACGGGGCGACCAGCCTGATGAGCTTCTTCTTCGGCGTGCGCCACCTGCCGCACCTTTCAACCGAACGCGGCAAGGGGATGCTCGGCGGGGCGGCGCATTTCTACCGCTGCTTCACCTGCGCCGACGGGAAGGAGATCAGCCTCGGCTCGATCGAGCCGCAATTCTACGCCGAGTTGCTCCAGCGGGCAGGCGCCCCACAGGAACTGGCGCAGGGGCAGATGAACCCGGCCAACTGGGACGACCACGCCGAAAAGCTGGCCGCGCTATTCGCCAAGAAGACGCGGGACGAGTGGTGCGAGCTGCTCGAGGGCACCGACGCCTGCTTCGCGCCGGTGCTCGGCATCGAGGAGGCGCGCGAGCATCCGCACATGAAGGCCCGGGCCGCCTATGTCGAGCATGACGGCATTTGGCACACCGCCCCCGCGCCCCGCTTCAGCCGCACCCCGGGGGCGGTCCGATCGAGCACCGACGACGGCGCCGAAGTCGTGGCGCGCTGGGCGGAGGCAGGCTGA